A window of the Desulfurobacteriaceae bacterium genome harbors these coding sequences:
- the truB gene encoding tRNA pseudouridine(55) synthase TruB, whose protein sequence is MATSTVNGFLVVDKPKGITSAEVVRRLKKVLKVKKIGHTGTLDPLATGVLIVAVGKATRFSEYLLKKNKCYVVKGTFGLKSDTYDIDGKVEKVECREIDKDSLLKTLENFKGEIEQVPPPFSAIRVNGKRAYELARKGEKVELKPRKVRIYSLELLDFNYPDFTLKVCCSSGTYIRSLINDIGKSLSCSAVVSELRRVKIGKVDEKVAIPLSKITKENVKKFLISIDELLDFPKIVLSPEEGKRFKNGVKLKVREKEGTYKVYVFDTFIGIGVVKSNLLKPQKVLS, encoded by the coding sequence ATGGCTACCTCAACAGTAAACGGTTTCCTAGTTGTAGACAAACCCAAAGGTATTACTTCTGCTGAAGTTGTTAGAAGGTTAAAAAAGGTTTTAAAAGTTAAGAAAATAGGTCATACTGGAACGTTAGACCCCCTTGCCACGGGGGTTTTGATTGTTGCCGTTGGAAAGGCAACAAGGTTTTCAGAATACCTTTTGAAAAAGAATAAATGTTATGTTGTTAAAGGAACGTTTGGACTTAAAAGCGATACTTACGATATAGATGGTAAAGTGGAAAAGGTTGAATGTAGGGAAATAGACAAAGATTCTCTTTTAAAGACCTTAGAAAACTTTAAAGGAGAAATAGAACAAGTTCCTCCTCCTTTTTCTGCTATTAGAGTAAACGGAAAAAGGGCTTATGAGCTTGCAAGGAAAGGAGAAAAGGTAGAACTAAAGCCAAGGAAAGTAAGAATCTATTCTTTAGAACTTTTAGACTTTAACTATCCAGATTTTACATTGAAAGTTTGCTGTTCTTCGGGTACTTACATTAGATCACTCATTAACGACATAGGAAAGTCTTTATCCTGCAGTGCTGTTGTTTCCGAACTTAGAAGGGTAAAGATTGGGAAAGTTGATGAAAAAGTAGCTATTCCACTATCCAAGATAACAAAAGAAAATGTAAAAAAATTCTTGATTTCGATAGATGAACTTCTTGATTTTCCAAAAATTGTTCTTTCTCCAGAAGAAGGAAAAAGATTTAAGAACGGAGTAAAGCTGAAAGTCAGAGAAAAAGAAGGGACATACAAAGTTTATGTCTTTGATACTTTTATTGGTATCGGCGTTGTAAAGTCTAATCTTTTAAAACCTCAGAAAGTTTTATCCTAG
- the rgy gene encoding reverse gyrase: MKIAEFKRMCPNCGGTISDERLKLGIPCENCLKEEKTFSSKDELCKALEENLKNFRSVCEITEFTKEFVKFFKEKTGFSPWSLQVSWARRVALKKSFTLIAPTGVGKTTWGLITASFLEGKSYILVPTRLLVLQTLEKLKEFTDKRIVAYTGKKKEKEKIQEGDFDILITTTNFLYKNFEIIPKPFDFVFVDDVDSLLKSAKNIDKVIRLLGFSEEDINLALRLLDLKRELPRQEGTRKNEILENIKEIEEALEEKRKKIENVLVVASATSQPKSNRVKLFRELLGFEVGKTAVALRNVEDVLIYTDKNFLEETLKIIKKFGKGVFVFISEDLGKDYIEKVIEFLNENGISSVSYEDFTVETQEKFLKGEIQAAVGIASYKNPLARGIDLPQAVRYAVFLGVPKMEFSVKPSLAPSKLFGLLLVLRELIEDKTKVMSYLSYLKRYLTLREELLDNYPKIKEKVSEIKEFLESLLKDEKFLEKVRSSPDVSLKEKNGELFVVVGDATGYVQASGRTSRMFAGGLTKGISLMFVDDIKALSSLKRRLSIFLEDISFKVLDYDKGKELSEKLGLPLIEEKEILEVFKKVDEDRKRVKEILEGRIKLETKEMLKTALVVVESPNKARTIANFFGKPIKRKVLDLDVYEINTGDKLLLLTASKGHVFDLTTRDGIWGVKEENNFYVPIYDTIKICTTCKEQTVEDICPKCGKKADIDKLNIVKALRELSLEIDEVFIASDPDTEGEKIGWDVGVTITPYQDKVKRMEFHEITKWAFLEALRNPRTLNENLVKAQIVRRVADRWVGFSLSQHLWKVFNKKWLSAGRVQTPVLGWVIERYKESKEKIGLLEVETEVGSFRFTLEDIRKLKNFVIDKVKIKVLEKKTVSKNPPPPFNTGELLKESSKTLGLSADETMSIAQDLFESGFITYHRTDSTRVSTAGMAVAKEFISQKFGSEFIMLRTWGEGGAHECIRPTRPLDAENLKTLVMVSGSTLKLTKNHFKVYDLIFRRFIASQMKPCEVLEVKLKVKTLPQELEVLEEIAVSLVKDGWNLVLPLKIRKLKIDLKPSETYYFTPLKVEKKKVPKAYPYTQGELVEKMREERIGRPSTYAKIVKTLLDRKYIVEKGKFLYPTKLGIEVYEYLSNHFSDYTSTEFTRELEAIMDKVESGEEDYQKVIDGLKPILEAARIKLSEVLKD, encoded by the coding sequence ATGAAAATTGCTGAATTTAAAAGGATGTGTCCAAACTGTGGCGGAACAATTTCCGATGAACGTTTAAAGCTTGGTATTCCTTGTGAAAACTGTTTGAAGGAAGAAAAAACTTTTTCATCAAAAGACGAACTCTGTAAAGCTTTAGAAGAGAATCTAAAAAACTTCAGAAGTGTTTGCGAAATTACGGAGTTTACTAAAGAATTTGTAAAGTTCTTTAAAGAAAAAACTGGCTTTTCCCCTTGGTCTTTGCAAGTTTCTTGGGCAAGAAGGGTAGCTTTAAAGAAATCCTTTACATTAATTGCTCCAACGGGTGTTGGAAAAACCACTTGGGGTCTAATAACTGCTTCGTTTTTAGAAGGGAAAAGCTACATTCTCGTTCCAACAAGGCTTTTGGTTCTCCAAACCTTAGAAAAGCTTAAAGAGTTTACAGATAAAAGAATAGTTGCTTACACCGGAAAGAAGAAAGAAAAAGAAAAAATTCAAGAAGGAGATTTTGATATTTTAATAACCACAACCAATTTTCTTTACAAAAATTTTGAAATAATTCCTAAACCTTTTGATTTTGTTTTCGTTGATGATGTAGATTCCCTTTTAAAATCAGCTAAGAACATAGATAAAGTGATAAGACTCCTTGGATTTTCGGAAGAAGACATCAATTTGGCTTTAAGGCTTTTAGATCTAAAAAGAGAACTTCCCAGACAGGAAGGCACTAGAAAAAATGAAATCCTTGAAAATATAAAAGAAATAGAGGAAGCTTTAGAAGAAAAGAGAAAGAAGATAGAAAACGTTTTGGTCGTTGCTTCTGCAACATCCCAGCCAAAATCAAACAGAGTGAAATTATTTAGAGAACTTTTGGGTTTTGAAGTTGGTAAAACCGCAGTAGCTCTTAGAAATGTAGAGGATGTTCTAATCTATACAGATAAAAACTTCTTGGAAGAAACTTTAAAGATCATCAAAAAGTTTGGAAAAGGTGTTTTTGTCTTTATTTCTGAGGATTTAGGGAAAGACTACATTGAAAAGGTAATTGAGTTCTTAAACGAAAATGGCATTAGTTCCGTTTCTTATGAAGATTTCACAGTAGAAACTCAAGAAAAATTTCTAAAAGGTGAAATTCAGGCAGCAGTTGGAATAGCAAGTTACAAAAATCCTTTAGCACGGGGAATAGACCTTCCTCAGGCTGTAAGGTATGCCGTTTTCTTAGGCGTTCCTAAAATGGAGTTTAGCGTAAAACCATCTTTGGCACCTTCCAAGCTCTTTGGACTTTTACTTGTTCTTAGAGAACTCATTGAAGATAAAACAAAGGTAATGTCATACCTTTCCTACCTTAAAAGATACCTTACTCTCCGCGAAGAACTACTCGATAACTATCCAAAAATAAAAGAAAAGGTTTCTGAGATAAAGGAATTCTTAGAAAGTCTTCTAAAAGATGAGAAGTTTTTGGAAAAGGTTAGGAGCTCTCCCGACGTTTCTTTGAAAGAGAAAAATGGAGAACTCTTCGTTGTTGTTGGAGATGCTACTGGGTATGTTCAGGCATCTGGAAGAACTTCCCGAATGTTTGCAGGAGGACTTACAAAAGGTATAAGTTTAATGTTTGTTGACGACATAAAGGCACTTTCTTCTCTAAAAAGGAGATTATCGATATTTTTAGAGGACATTTCCTTTAAGGTTCTTGACTATGATAAAGGAAAAGAACTTTCAGAAAAGTTAGGGCTTCCTCTCATTGAGGAAAAGGAAATCTTAGAAGTTTTCAAAAAGGTCGATGAAGACAGAAAGAGGGTAAAAGAGATCTTAGAAGGAAGGATAAAACTTGAAACCAAAGAGATGTTAAAAACAGCGCTTGTTGTTGTTGAATCTCCCAATAAAGCTAGAACAATTGCGAACTTTTTTGGGAAACCTATAAAAAGAAAAGTTCTTGATCTTGACGTTTATGAGATAAACACAGGAGATAAACTTCTCCTTCTAACAGCTTCTAAAGGGCACGTTTTTGACCTTACAACAAGGGACGGTATTTGGGGAGTAAAGGAAGAGAATAACTTTTACGTTCCTATATACGATACTATAAAGATCTGTACTACCTGCAAGGAACAAACGGTAGAAGATATTTGCCCAAAGTGTGGGAAAAAGGCGGACATTGATAAGCTAAACATTGTAAAAGCTTTAAGAGAACTATCACTTGAGATAGACGAAGTCTTTATTGCAAGCGACCCGGATACCGAAGGAGAAAAAATAGGTTGGGACGTTGGAGTAACAATAACTCCTTATCAGGACAAAGTAAAAAGAATGGAGTTTCATGAAATTACAAAATGGGCTTTTTTAGAGGCTTTACGTAATCCAAGAACACTTAATGAGAACCTCGTAAAAGCCCAGATAGTTAGGAGAGTAGCCGATAGATGGGTTGGCTTCTCTCTAAGCCAACATCTTTGGAAAGTTTTTAACAAAAAATGGCTTTCTGCTGGTAGGGTCCAAACTCCCGTTCTTGGCTGGGTGATAGAAAGATACAAGGAAAGCAAAGAGAAAATTGGTCTTTTAGAAGTTGAAACAGAGGTTGGAAGTTTCAGGTTTACCTTAGAAGATATACGTAAATTAAAAAACTTTGTTATTGACAAAGTAAAGATAAAAGTTTTGGAAAAGAAAACGGTTTCTAAAAATCCTCCTCCTCCTTTCAATACCGGAGAACTTTTGAAAGAATCCTCTAAGACTTTGGGACTTTCTGCCGATGAAACAATGAGCATTGCCCAAGACCTTTTTGAAAGTGGTTTTATCACTTACCACAGGACTGATTCTACAAGAGTTTCAACTGCTGGTATGGCAGTTGCTAAAGAGTTCATATCTCAAAAGTTTGGAAGCGAATTTATTATGCTCAGAACTTGGGGTGAAGGTGGCGCCCACGAGTGTATAAGGCCAACAAGACCTTTGGATGCAGAAAATCTTAAAACATTAGTTATGGTTTCCGGTTCAACGTTAAAATTGACAAAAAACCACTTTAAAGTTTACGATCTGATTTTTAGAAGGTTCATAGCGTCTCAGATGAAACCTTGTGAAGTCTTGGAGGTCAAGCTAAAGGTTAAAACCTTACCCCAAGAACTAGAGGTTTTAGAAGAAATCGCCGTAAGTCTTGTTAAAGATGGCTGGAATTTAGTTTTACCACTGAAAATAAGGAAGTTGAAGATAGACTTGAAACCTTCTGAAACCTACTATTTCACTCCATTAAAGGTTGAAAAGAAAAAAGTTCCTAAGGCCTATCCTTACACTCAGGGAGAACTTGTTGAGAAAATGAGAGAAGAAAGAATAGGAAGACCTTCAACTTACGCAAAAATTGTCAAAACCCTCCTTGATAGAAAATACATCGTAGAAAAAGGGAAGTTCTTATACCCAACAAAACTTGGGATAGAAGTTTATGAATATCTTTCTAACCATTTTTCCGATTACACTTCCACAGAGTTCACAAGAGAACTTGAAGCAATAATGGACAAGGTAGAAAGTGGAGAAGAGGATTACCAAAAGGTAATAGATGGTTTAAAACCAATTTTGGAAGCTGCTAGGATAAAACTTTCTGAGGTTTTAAAAGATTAG
- a CDS encoding iron-containing alcohol dehydrogenase: MKIFRHFMPTKVVFGRKTIYKLREEVEALGLNTEKIAIISGKSAVSNGYTEVVKKQLSGDIKIFDFVEPDPTVENAKQVLE, encoded by the coding sequence ATGAAAATATTTAGACACTTCATGCCAACAAAAGTTGTTTTTGGGAGAAAAACGATCTATAAGCTAAGAGAAGAGGTAGAAGCTTTAGGTTTGAATACAGAAAAAATCGCAATAATTTCTGGAAAATCAGCAGTTTCTAACGGTTATACTGAAGTTGTTAAAAAGCAATTATCTGGAGATATAAAAATTTTTGATTTTGTAGAACCTGACCCAACCGTAGAAAATGCAAAACAGGTTTTAGAAGA
- a CDS encoding iron-containing alcohol dehydrogenase — TLIVAIGGGSPLDVAKVVSAMLTNKGEIEDYIGIPEKFENPAVPLVAVPTTSGSGSEVTPYAVLTDRKKLRKAPLISRFLFPVLAIDDPDLTITKSSRTTAYTGVDALTHAIEALLSKRRSSISKLYSLKAMELIAESLPRCFGNPKDFEAREKMMLGSLLGGMAITDAGAGLVHTLAHVLGVLYRVPHGLANGIFLVPVLEFYGLSAKEEIEEIGKAMGLGSEMEEVLNNLRSFLDFLGIPKSLKDVGGASEDISTFVDLVMEKKFLMSNLPRIPESRNIREILQKLF, encoded by the coding sequence ACCTTGATAGTTGCTATTGGTGGAGGAAGCCCACTAGATGTGGCAAAAGTTGTTTCTGCAATGCTTACAAATAAGGGGGAAATTGAGGATTACATAGGTATTCCTGAAAAATTTGAAAATCCTGCTGTTCCTCTTGTAGCAGTCCCTACAACTTCAGGTTCCGGTTCAGAAGTAACCCCTTACGCTGTTTTAACCGACAGGAAAAAGTTAAGAAAAGCACCTTTAATTTCCCGTTTCCTCTTTCCTGTTCTTGCTATTGATGACCCAGACCTTACTATAACAAAATCCTCAAGGACAACAGCTTATACGGGAGTTGATGCATTAACCCACGCAATAGAAGCCCTTTTGTCAAAAAGGAGGAGCAGTATTTCAAAACTTTACTCTCTAAAAGCTATGGAGCTAATTGCCGAGAGTCTCCCTCGGTGTTTTGGGAATCCAAAGGACTTTGAAGCAAGAGAGAAAATGATGCTTGGAAGTTTACTTGGTGGTATGGCAATTACCGACGCTGGAGCTGGACTTGTTCACACTTTGGCACACGTTCTTGGAGTTCTTTATAGAGTTCCTCACGGGCTTGCAAATGGGATTTTCTTAGTTCCTGTTCTTGAGTTTTATGGACTATCTGCAAAAGAGGAAATTGAAGAAATAGGAAAAGCTATGGGATTGGGTTCTGAAATGGAAGAAGTTTTAAATAACCTTCGTTCATTTTTAGACTTCTTGGGGATTCCAAAGTCATTAAAAGATGTTGGGGGGGCTTCCGAGGATATTTCAACTTTTGTTGACCTTGTTATGGAAAAGAAATTTTTAATGTCAAATCTTCCAAGAATTCCGGAAAGTAGGAATATTAGGGAGATTCTTCAAAAACTCTTCTAA
- a CDS encoding hydrogenase iron-sulfur subunit, whose protein sequence is MAKNVGVVFCTCGGKLKEKIDFDSVKDYLKEVEGIKEVVITDDLCVSPYEKLSCLKGKVDGIVFGGCSERSSLKFNEDMIEKTLVSLGIDPSFYEVVNLREQCFYIHDDLEGIDRKIKDSFSMALEKLRSNIPSYKEKIKEKVLIVGGGIAGQRCAQALADLGIESTIVEEKPYLGGKGLEVALFWQSESSPSFCTTDCVVPVVGRDTLLRKEKIKVLTSSQVVDVEKKEGKFVVKIERKPLYVDPNKCVSCGECSKVCPVEVPNPYNLGKTKIKAIDKPLPLAIPDYYTIDDEACTKCGKCEEVCPQNAINLNAKEETITEEFGSVVIATGFTSYDMKVFENLSYGEEGVLTLREFERYLANGLFKESPKEVSFVLCLKDKVGYCSKITCNIVIKQAFLLKRNNKNVKVRIFAKELRTTGRAFEEFRRRAKKLGVEFIKEAVEKVERKEGKLEVATTNSIYTSDLVVLAEPLVPQQVKISKMLDLQLDKFGFPLEFQPRVINPLETFVKRVFVIGGAKGFKDVQESIESALGGAVRVYKALKGERKKYYSTIDQDKCSRCETCLSCCPHGAITITKDEKVFIDPSLCRGCGLCYPPCPSKAIRFNNLEDEQILRMAKVAFRNLEKGKPRVLAFLCYWCAYGAADLMGIKHKEKLPENFRTIRIRCSASLSLDVIAKIFEEDLADGIVVAGCPVANCHHVFGNYMQERRIEAFKEMLELMGVKNKVVRWEYIGVPQGKKLAKAIREVLKALEVENVKA, encoded by the coding sequence ATGGCAAAGAATGTGGGGGTTGTTTTTTGCACTTGCGGAGGAAAACTAAAGGAAAAGATAGATTTTGATTCGGTTAAAGATTACCTTAAAGAGGTGGAAGGAATAAAAGAGGTAGTTATCACAGATGACCTCTGCGTTTCTCCTTATGAAAAGCTTAGCTGTTTAAAAGGAAAAGTTGACGGAATTGTTTTTGGAGGATGTTCCGAAAGGTCTTCTTTAAAGTTCAATGAAGACATGATAGAAAAAACTTTAGTCTCCTTGGGGATAGACCCTTCTTTCTACGAAGTTGTGAATCTTAGGGAACAGTGCTTTTACATCCACGATGATTTAGAAGGGATAGATAGAAAGATAAAAGATTCTTTCTCTATGGCTTTGGAAAAACTTAGGTCAAACATTCCATCCTACAAGGAAAAAATAAAAGAAAAGGTCTTAATAGTTGGTGGAGGAATTGCTGGACAAAGGTGTGCCCAAGCGTTGGCAGACTTGGGAATAGAGTCCACGATAGTTGAAGAGAAGCCTTACCTTGGAGGAAAAGGTTTAGAGGTTGCGCTTTTCTGGCAGTCGGAGTCTTCTCCTTCTTTCTGCACCACCGACTGTGTCGTTCCGGTCGTTGGAAGGGATACGCTGCTTAGAAAAGAAAAGATAAAAGTTTTAACCTCTTCTCAAGTTGTCGATGTTGAAAAGAAGGAAGGAAAGTTTGTAGTAAAGATAGAAAGAAAACCTCTTTACGTTGATCCCAATAAGTGTGTTTCCTGTGGAGAGTGTTCGAAGGTTTGTCCAGTAGAAGTTCCGAACCCTTACAACTTAGGGAAGACAAAGATAAAAGCAATAGACAAACCTTTACCGCTGGCAATTCCTGACTACTACACCATAGATGATGAAGCCTGTACAAAGTGTGGAAAGTGTGAAGAAGTCTGTCCTCAAAACGCAATAAATCTTAATGCTAAGGAAGAAACGATAACTGAAGAGTTTGGATCGGTGGTCATCGCTACAGGATTTACGAGCTACGACATGAAAGTCTTCGAAAATCTTTCTTACGGAGAAGAAGGAGTTTTAACTCTTAGAGAGTTTGAGAGATATCTTGCCAACGGACTGTTTAAAGAAAGTCCAAAGGAAGTATCTTTTGTTCTTTGTCTAAAAGACAAGGTTGGATACTGTTCTAAGATCACCTGCAATATAGTGATAAAGCAGGCTTTCCTCTTAAAGAGGAACAACAAAAACGTAAAGGTTAGAATCTTCGCCAAAGAATTAAGAACTACCGGTAGAGCTTTTGAGGAGTTTAGAAGAAGGGCTAAAAAACTTGGAGTTGAATTTATAAAGGAAGCTGTTGAAAAGGTTGAAAGGAAAGAAGGAAAGTTAGAAGTAGCTACCACCAACAGTATTTACACCTCAGACCTTGTAGTTCTTGCAGAGCCTCTAGTTCCTCAACAGGTAAAAATTTCCAAGATGCTTGATCTACAACTTGATAAGTTTGGGTTTCCTTTAGAGTTCCAGCCAAGAGTAATAAATCCTTTAGAGACTTTCGTAAAGAGAGTCTTTGTAATTGGAGGAGCGAAAGGATTTAAAGATGTTCAGGAGTCTATAGAGTCAGCCCTCGGGGGAGCAGTTAGAGTCTATAAAGCTTTAAAGGGGGAGAGAAAGAAATACTACTCCACCATAGATCAAGACAAGTGTTCAAGGTGTGAAACCTGTCTTAGCTGTTGCCCCCACGGAGCTATAACCATAACTAAGGACGAAAAAGTTTTCATAGACCCATCCCTCTGTAGAGGTTGTGGTCTCTGTTATCCACCTTGTCCTTCAAAGGCAATAAGGTTTAACAACCTTGAGGACGAGCAGATATTAAGAATGGCAAAGGTTGCCTTTAGAAACTTAGAAAAAGGAAAACCGAGAGTTCTTGCGTTTTTATGTTATTGGTGTGCTTATGGAGCTGCAGATTTAATGGGAATAAAACATAAAGAAAAACTTCCAGAAAACTTTAGAACAATAAGAATTAGATGTTCAGCTTCCCTTAGCTTGGACGTGATAGCAAAAATATTTGAAGAAGACCTTGCCGATGGAATTGTTGTTGCAGGATGTCCTGTTGCCAACTGCCACCACGTTTTTGGAAATTACATGCAGGAAAGGAGAATTGAAGCCTTTAAGGAAATGCTTGAACTTATGGGAGTTAAAAACAAGGTAGTTAGATGGGAATACATAGGAGTTCCACAAGGTAAGAAACTTGCAAAAGCGATAAGGGAAGTTTTAAAAGCTTTGGAGGTTGAAAATGTCAAAGCTTAA
- a CDS encoding F420-nonreducing hydrogenase encodes MSKLKFAYYLAGGCAGCDTSLLDTGEKLLEFLDNVEITFFAPTIADFKYEDPEKLPPKSIDFGFVTGNIRNEEHEKIAKVMREKCKVLIAFGICASCGGVKGLSALFKDEEILQKVYGKEWKSLLSGEVPKLKRARALDDVVEVDYYVGGCPPSREHIEKIFKTIIDGSLPPKGSWLTMGKAVCDVCPRNPILKGKKKKQITQVKRFLDVPKEDECLLEQGYLCLGAVTQGDCGARCTKANVPCRGCGGPIPGVRDFGTKAISAIATSFEDISFLKKIPSSVHLFYRYSLVKSLPMILKEKLGERK; translated from the coding sequence ATGTCAAAGCTTAAGTTTGCATATTACTTGGCTGGTGGTTGTGCCGGTTGTGATACTTCTTTGTTGGACACAGGGGAAAAACTTTTAGAATTTCTCGATAATGTTGAAATTACGTTCTTTGCCCCGACCATAGCCGACTTTAAATACGAAGATCCAGAAAAACTTCCTCCAAAGAGTATCGATTTTGGTTTCGTTACTGGAAACATAAGAAACGAAGAACATGAAAAAATTGCCAAAGTTATGAGGGAAAAGTGCAAAGTTTTGATAGCTTTCGGTATCTGTGCTTCTTGTGGAGGAGTGAAGGGACTTTCTGCACTTTTTAAAGATGAAGAAATACTACAGAAAGTTTACGGCAAAGAGTGGAAAAGTTTACTCAGTGGAGAAGTTCCAAAACTAAAGAGAGCAAGAGCTTTGGACGATGTTGTTGAAGTTGACTACTACGTTGGTGGATGTCCACCATCAAGGGAACACATAGAAAAGATCTTTAAAACAATTATTGACGGTAGTCTTCCTCCAAAGGGTAGCTGGCTAACGATGGGAAAAGCTGTTTGCGATGTCTGTCCGAGAAATCCAATTCTTAAGGGTAAGAAGAAAAAACAAATTACCCAAGTTAAAAGGTTTCTTGACGTTCCAAAAGAGGATGAATGTCTCCTTGAACAGGGGTATCTTTGTTTGGGTGCTGTAACCCAAGGGGACTGTGGAGCAAGATGTACAAAAGCAAACGTTCCTTGCAGAGGTTGTGGAGGACCTATTCCAGGAGTTAGAGACTTTGGAACTAAAGCGATATCTGCGATTGCTACCTCTTTTGAAGACATTTCTTTCCTAAAAAAGATTCCATCTTCTGTTCATCTCTTTTATAGATATTCTCTCGTTAAGTCTTTACCTATGATTCTCAAGGAAAAGTTGGGGGAAAGAAAATGA
- a CDS encoding Ni/Fe hydrogenase subunit alpha yields the protein MRKVLIDPITRLEGHGRIELLFGENGKLEDVKLKVVELMGYEKFLVGMPAEEVPRSVSTICGVCRTVHFMASLKAIDQAFGTTPPKKAELLRKVVLLANHIEDHTEVLFALGLPDFIVGLDAPKGEKNLFGVAKKVGREFIKKVVNLRTSAAKIVEIVGAKSVHPTTAIPGGWSKKLKEEELKEIKKLAKDCLELGKLAVETVKEFLVYHKENSKFLKNEKFDIKSNFLATLDENGKVTYYDGIQVVKDFNGKELVRFKGKEYQEVIEEKVLPWSYSKFPYLKKLGWNGIVEGEGSSICSVGPLARFNVSDGYSTPMAQKEAEEVLEFFGKKPVLNFFAYHWLRAIEILNQAELLIGILNSPEILGGEIVNPATRLEGEGVGILEAPRGTLIHHYVTNEKGLIKDANLIVPTTINNSAIQLAVKKFAFYLLEKEEKITDEKLSILEVAHRPYDLCLACSTH from the coding sequence ATGAGAAAGGTTTTAATAGATCCAATAACAAGGCTTGAAGGGCACGGTAGAATAGAGCTTCTCTTTGGAGAAAATGGAAAGCTGGAGGATGTGAAGTTAAAAGTTGTAGAGCTGATGGGATACGAAAAGTTCTTGGTTGGGATGCCTGCAGAAGAAGTTCCAAGGAGCGTTAGTACAATCTGTGGAGTCTGTAGGACTGTTCACTTTATGGCTTCCTTAAAAGCAATAGACCAAGCCTTCGGAACTACTCCTCCAAAAAAGGCAGAACTTTTAAGAAAAGTTGTTCTTCTTGCAAACCACATAGAAGACCACACTGAAGTTCTTTTTGCCCTCGGCCTTCCAGACTTTATTGTTGGACTTGATGCCCCAAAAGGCGAGAAGAACCTTTTTGGAGTTGCAAAAAAGGTCGGAAGGGAGTTTATAAAGAAAGTTGTAAACCTCAGAACTTCTGCAGCTAAGATAGTGGAAATAGTTGGAGCAAAGAGCGTTCATCCTACGACCGCAATTCCCGGAGGTTGGAGCAAAAAGCTTAAAGAGGAAGAGTTAAAAGAGATTAAAAAATTGGCAAAAGATTGTCTTGAACTTGGGAAACTTGCGGTCGAGACCGTAAAAGAATTTCTCGTTTATCATAAGGAAAACTCCAAGTTTTTAAAGAACGAAAAATTTGACATTAAAAGCAATTTCTTAGCAACTCTCGATGAAAACGGTAAAGTAACCTACTACGACGGTATCCAGGTTGTTAAAGATTTTAATGGAAAAGAGCTTGTAAGGTTTAAAGGAAAAGAATATCAGGAGGTAATTGAGGAAAAGGTTTTACCTTGGAGTTATTCAAAGTTTCCGTACCTTAAAAAGCTTGGTTGGAATGGGATTGTTGAAGGAGAAGGAAGTTCTATTTGTAGTGTTGGACCACTGGCAAGGTTCAACGTTTCTGACGGCTACTCAACTCCAATGGCACAGAAGGAAGCGGAAGAAGTTTTAGAGTTCTTTGGGAAAAAGCCAGTTCTGAACTTTTTCGCTTACCACTGGCTAAGGGCAATAGAGATCTTAAACCAAGCAGAGCTTTTAATAGGAATTTTAAACTCTCCCGAAATCTTAGGAGGAGAGATAGTAAATCCTGCTACAAGGCTTGAAGGAGAGGGTGTTGGCATATTAGAAGCACCACGGGGAACTTTGATACACCACTACGTTACCAATGAAAAGGGACTTATCAAAGATGCCAACCTAATAGTTCCAACAACCATAAATAACTCAGCTATTCAGCTTGCAGTTAAGAAGTTTGCATTCTATCTCTTAGAAAAAGAAGAGAAAATAACTGATGAGAAACTTTCAATTTTAGAAGTCGCCCATAGACCTTATGATTTATGTCTTGCCTGTTCAACCCACTAA
- a CDS encoding Hsp20/alpha crystallin family protein, translating to MFGGFFGRRGFDPFEDIFRQFAEMERLMSEMMRGFSGFSGLETAFEPRIEMYETPDEVVVKAEMPGLDKDSIDVKVRGNYLIIKGVKKQEKKDEKENVFFSESFYGEFQRIVPLPVEVKEEGIEAIYDKGILEIRLPKADSARKEVKIIVKEPDKKDENKDKE from the coding sequence ATGTTCGGAGGTTTCTTTGGAAGAAGAGGATTTGATCCATTTGAAGATATATTCAGACAGTTTGCTGAAATGGAAAGATTAATGTCTGAAATGATGAGAGGATTTTCTGGATTCTCTGGACTAGAGACAGCTTTTGAACCTAGAATTGAAATGTATGAAACTCCCGATGAAGTTGTTGTAAAAGCTGAAATGCCGGGTCTTGACAAGGACAGCATTGATGTAAAGGTAAGAGGAAACTACCTAATTATTAAGGGAGTTAAAAAACAAGAAAAGAAAGATGAGAAGGAAAACGTATTCTTTAGCGAAAGCTTCTATGGAGAGTTCCAAAGAATAGTTCCGCTACCTGTGGAAGTTAAAGAGGAAGGAATAGAAGCCATTTACGATAAAGGTATTTTAGAAATTAGACTTCCAAAGGCAGATTCAGCTAGAAAAGAAGTTAAAATTATTGTAAAAGAACCTGATAAAAAAGACGAAAACAAGGACAAAGAGTAA